The following proteins are co-located in the Castanea sativa cultivar Marrone di Chiusa Pesio chromosome 8, ASM4071231v1 genome:
- the LOC142607934 gene encoding LEAF RUST 10 DISEASE-RESISTANCE LOCUS RECEPTOR-LIKE PROTEIN KINASE-like 2.4 has product MARGLTFTAGVLTALIAVVLVQETCSDTAEVNDHHCPPSSCGNIHNISYPFRLKSDPEICGDSRYELSCENNRTTVLHLFARKYHVQEIYYNNYTIWVVDSGIWKDNYFSFPGYSLNRYNFSQYRSAYTTYLPKRTEDTELSRSVVLMSCEKPVNSLFYLDASTCNTDSGEDFKKRYRYVKVGRTNASDVEDSCKVEKMFLTSWPASDDPINTSCTDVHNELLYGFELSWLQVPCGSLCVHTLISNYCYLDDANLVQCIGRFSLSIPMIFEASLEQIGVFIGLHFAAKILLGSPCVIAFFIYKWHRRHLSMCDAVENFLQSHNNLMPIRYSYSQIKKMTKCFKDKLGEGGYGSVYKGKLQSGHLVAIKMLGKSKGNGQDFINEVATIGRIHHENVVQLIGYCVEGLKRALIYEFMPNGSLDKYIFSQEGNIPLSIEKTYNISLGVARGIEYLHRGCDMQILHFDIKPHNILLDENFTPKVSDFGLAKLYPIDESIVSLTAARGTLGYIAPELFYKNIGGVSYKADVYSFGMLLLETASKRKNLNAFVEHSSQIYFPTWVYGQFNEGNDIEMEDATEEEKKTVKKMIIVALWCIQMKPSDRPPMNKVVEMLEGEVECLQMPSKPFLLSSPKRPIADVEDNLNSTSSSIQSGESSQLTQN; this is encoded by the exons ATGGCGAGAGGATTGACGTTCACTGCAGGAGTACTCACGGCCCTTATTGCTGTTGTACTAGTCCAAGAAACTTGCAGTGATACTGCTGAGGTTAATGATCATCACTGTCCCCCTTCTTCCTGTGGCAATATCCACAACATAAGCTATCCGTTTCGATTGAAGAGCGATCCAGAAATCTGCGGGGACTCAAGGTATGAACTGTCGTGTGAGAACAATCGAACTACTGTGTTACACTTATTTGCTCGAAAATACCATGTACAGGAAATCTATTACAATAACTACACAATCTGGGTCGTGGACTCAGGTATATGGAAGGATAATTACTTCTCCTTCCCAGGTTATTCTTTAAATCGCTATAATTTCAGTCAATATCGCTCTGCATATACCACGTATCTGCCGAAGAGGACAGAGGATACCGAACTATCAAGGAGTGTGGTTTTGATGAGCTGTGAAAAACCAGTGAATTCTCTATTCTATTTGGACGCTTCTACTTGTAATACCGACAGTGGAGAGGATTTCAAGAAGAGGTATAGATACGTTAAAGTTGGTAGAACGAATGCAAGCGATGTGGAGGACTCGTGCAAAGTAGAGAAGATGTTCCTGACATCGTGGCCAGCAAGTGATGACCCAATTAATACTTCCTGTACAGACGTCCACAATGAATTGTTATATGGTTTTGAGCTCTCATGGCTACAAGTTCCTTGTGGAAGTCTTTGTGTACACACCCTTATTAGTAATTATTGCTACCTTGATGACGCGAACCTTGTTCAATGCATAG gaagattctctctctcaatcccAATGATTTTCGAAG CTTCTTTGGAACAAATAGGGGTTTTCATAG GGCTACATTTTGCAGCAAAAATTTTGTTGGGGAGTCCATGTGTCATTgcgttttttatatataagtggCATAGAAGGCATTTATCAATGTGTGACGcagttgaaaattttttgcaaagCCATAATAACCTCATGCCAATTAGGTACTCTTACTCACAAATTAAGAAGATGACTAAATGTTTCAAGGACAAATTGGGTGAAGGAGGTTATGGCTCTGTATATAAAGGAAAGCTTCAAAGTGGCCATCTGGTAGCTATAAAGATGTTAGGTAAGTCCAAAGGAAATGGTCAAGATTTTATCAATGAAGTTGCCACAATTGGAAGGATTCACCACGAGAATGTGGTACAACTTATTGGCTACTGTGTTGAGGGACTAAAGCGTGCCCTTATATACGAATTCATGCCTAATGGTTCTCTTGACAAATACATTTTTTCTCAAGAAGGAAATATCCCCTTAAGTATTGAGAAAACATACAATATTTCTCTTGGAGTTGCTCGTGGAATTGAATATTTGCATCGAGGATGTGACATGCAAATTTTACATTTTGATATCAAGCCCCATAACATTCTTCTTGATGAGAACTTCACCCCAAAAGTGTCAGATTTTGGACTTGCAAAACTTTATCCAATTGATGAAAGCATAGTGTCTTTGACTGCTGCAAGGGGAACACTAGGATATATAGCTCCAGAGTTGTTCTATAAAAACATTGGAGGGGTCTCCTACAAAGCTGATGTTTATAGTTTCGGCATGTTATTGTTGGAAACGGCAAGTAAAAGAAAGAACTTGAATGCatttgtagaacattcaagcCAAATTTACTTCCCAACTTGGGTTTATGGCCAATTTAACGAAGGAAATGACATAGAAATGGAAGATGCCACAGAGGAGGAAAAGAAAACTGTTAAGAAGATGATCATAGTCGCATTATGGTGTATACAAATGAAGCCTAGTGATCGTCCCCCAATGAACAAAGTTGTAGAAATGCTTGAAGGAGAAGTTGAATGTTTACAAATGCCTTCCAAGCCTTTCCTATTATCATCACCAAAGAGGCCAATAGCAGATGTCGAAGACAACTTAAATTCAACTAGCTCATCAATTCAATCAGGTGAATCAAGTCAATTAACTCAAAACTAG
- the LOC142608243 gene encoding putative alkaline/neutral invertase D, giving the protein MPLRGGYLIGNVSPARMDFQLFLLGNCITTLSCLATGAQATVIMDLVEEHWEDLVGELPLKIVYPALEGRDWRTLTGVDPKNTRWSYHSGGSWPVLVWLLKAACIMTGRPQITKRAIELVEQRLSKDGWPEYCDL; this is encoded by the exons ATGCCCTTGAGAGGAGGGTATTTAATTGGCAATGTCAGCCCAGCTCGCATGGACTTCCAGTTGTTCTTACTTGGGAATTGCATCACCACATTGAGCTGTCTAGCCACAGGTGCACAGGCTACAGTGATAATGGATCTTGTTGAGGAGCACTGGGAGGACTTGGTTGGGGAGTTGCCTTTGAAGATTGTTTACCCAGCACTGGAGGGACGTGACTGGAGGACTTTGACTGGTGTTGATCCAAAGAACACACGGTGGAGTTACCATAGTGGTGGCTCTTGGCCAG TTCTGGTGTGGCTACTTAAAGCAGCATGCATCATGACTGGAAGGCCTCAAATCACAAAGCGGGCAATTGAACTGGTAGAGCAACGGCTTTCCAAGGATGGCTGGCCGGAGTATTGTGATTTATGA
- the LOC142606477 gene encoding uncharacterized protein LOC142606477, with protein MKQNPPSFDGKPNPTEVENWFLQMEKLLEALDCTDSQKVRFATFKLIGEAERWWRSTKAILEGMDTERNPITWEKFKGIFYDNYFPEVVRERKEREFADLVQGRVDNYGESVKKAMRLEEDFKNNVRNENPPRNIGQTGFRQGNAQGHWNKKGSVGRSGSNSSSNRPENKNKPQNAQGRSLTCPTCGRFHGDKPCFFEGKACYNCGKTGHLARSYTSPQQNSMAQPRKDDQRRKAQGRVFALTPQDVQASDTVVAGILPLFSNFAKTLFDSRSTHSFISTRYAKLCDKKPGHMDYDLSVATPIGDSLVCNYMLKSCVIQIEDREMLADLILMDMYDYDVILGMDWLVTYHARVDCFRKEVVFRPLGEPEF; from the exons ATGAAGCAGAATCCCCCTTCCTTTGATGGGAAGCCAAATCCTACAGAAGTTGAGAACTGGTTCTTGCAAATGGAGAAATTGTTAGAAGCTTTAGATTGCACTGACTCTCAAAAGGTGCGGTTTGCAACTTTCAAATTGATTGGAGAAGCTGAGCGTTGGTGGAGATCCACTAAAGCCATTTTGGAGGGAATGGACACTGAGAGAAACCCCATCACTTGGGAGAAATTTAAAGGGATTTTCTATGATAACTACTTCCCTGAAGTGGTTCGGGAACGAAAAGAGAGGGAATTTGCTGATTTGGTGCAAGGAA GGGTTGATAATTATGGAGAGTCAGTTAAGAAAGCCATGAGACTGGAGGAAGATTTCAAGAACAATGTTAGGAATGAGAACCCACCTAGAAACATTGGACAGACAGGCTTTCGACAAGGCAATGCTCAAGGTCATTGGAACAAGAAAGGATCTGTTGGGAGGTCTGGGAGTAATTCATCATCAAATAGGccagaaaataagaataaaCCCCAGAATGCTCAAGGTAGAAGTTTGACTTGCCCTACATGTGGAAGGTTCCATGGAGATAAGCCATGTTTCTTTGAAGGAAAGGCTTGCTATAATTGTGGGAAGACAGGACACTTAGCTAGAAGCTATACATCTCCTCAACAAAACTCAATGGCACAACCTAGAAAGGATGATCAGAGGAGGAAGGCACAAGGGAGAGTGTTTGCACTCACACCACAGGATGTTCAAGCTTCAGATACTGTGGTTGCAGGTATCCTCCCATTATTCTCAAACTTTGCTAAAACTCTATTTGATTCTAGATCTACACACTCTTTTATCTCCACTCGATATGCTAAGTTATGTGATAAGAAACCTGGACATATGGATTATGACTTGTCTGTGGCCACACCTATAGGTGATTCCTTAGTGTGTAATTATATGCTTAAGTCTTGTGTTATTCAAATTGAGGATAGGGAAATGTTAGCAGACTTGATTTTGATGGACATGTATGACTATGATGTAATTTTGGGAATGGACTGGTTGGTAACTTATCATGCTCGTGTAGATTGCTTTAGAAAAGAGGTGGTGTTTCGGCCTCTAGGAGAGCCAGAATTTTGA
- the LOC142606478 gene encoding LEAF RUST 10 DISEASE-RESISTANCE LOCUS RECEPTOR-LIKE PROTEIN KINASE-like 2.2 — translation MARGLTFTAGLTALIAVVLVQETCSDAAEVNDHHCPPSSCGNIHNISYPFRLKSDPEICGDSRYELSCENNRTTVLHLFARKYHVQEINYNNYTIRVVDSGMWKDNYFSFPGYSLNRYNFSDYRSAYTTYLLKRTEYTKLSRSVILMSCEKPVNSLFYLDASTCSIDSGEDFKKRHRYFKVGRTNASDVEDSCKVEQMFPTSWPGNDDPIFNTSCTDVHNELLYGFELSWLPFNCFLDDANLVHCSGKFSWHKDICKLCVKYIYSFLTQLGAIIGLHFAAKILLGSPCVIAFLIYKWRRRHLSMCDAVENFLQSHNNLMPIRYSYSQIKKMTKCFKDKLGEGGYGSVYKGTLQSDHLVAIKMLGKSKGNGQDFINEVATIGRIHHENVVQLIGYCVEGLKRALIYEFMPNGSLDKYIFSQEGNIPLSIEKTYNISLGVARGIEYLHRGCDMQILHFDIKPHNILLDENFTPKVADFGLAKLYPINDSIVSLTAARGTLGYIAPELFYKNIGGVSYKADVYSFGMLLLETASKRKNLNAFAEHSSQIYFPTWVYGQFNEGNDIEMEDATEEEKKTVKKMIIVALWCIQMKPSDRPSMNKVVEMLEGEVECLQMPSKPFLLSSPKRPIGDVEDNLNSTSSSIQSGESSQLTQN, via the exons ATGGCGAGAGGATTGACGTTCACTGCAGGACTCACGGCCCTTATCGCTGTTGTACTAGTCCAAGAAACTTGCAGTGATGCTGCTGAGGTTAATGATCATCACTGTCCCCCTTCTTCCTGTGGCAATATCCACAACATAAGCTATCCGTTTCGATTGAAGAGCGATCCAGAAATTTGTGGGGACTCAAGGTATGAACTGTCGTGTGAGAACAATCGAACTACTGTGTTACACTTATTTGCTCGAAAATACCATGTACAggaaatcaattacaataactacACAATCCGGGTCGTGGACTCAGGTATGTGGAAGGATAATTACTTCTCCTTCCCAGGTTATTCTTTAAATCGCTATAATTTCAGTGATTATCGCTCTGCATATACCACGTATCTGCTGAAGAGGACAGAGTATACCAAACTATCAAGGAGTGTGATTTTGATGAGCTGTGAAAAACCAGTGAATTCTCTATTCTATTTGGACGCTTCTACTTGCAGTATTGACAGTGGAGAGGATTTCAAGAAGAGGCATAGATACTTTAAAGTTGGTCGAACGAATGCAAGCGATGTGGAGGACTCGTGCAAAGTAGAGCAGATGTTCCCGACATCGTGGCCAGGAAATGATGACCCAATATTTAATACTTCCTGTACAGACGTCCACAATGAATTGTTATATGGTTTTGAGCTTTCATGGCTACCATTTAATTGCTTCCTTGATGACGCGAACCTTGTTCACTGCAGTGGTAAATTTTCATGGCACAAAGATATTTGTAAATTATGTGTAAA GTATATTTATT CTTTTTTGACACAATTAGGGGCTATCATAG GGCTACATTTTGCAGCAAAAATTTTGTTGGGGAGTCCATGTGTCATTGCGTTTCTTATATATAAGTGGCGTAGAAGGCATTTATCAATGTGTGACGcagttgaaaattttttgcaaagCCATAATAACCTCATGCCAATTAGGTACTCTTACTCACAAATTAAGAAGATGACTAAATGTTTCAAGGACAAATTGGGTGAAGGAGGTTATGGCTCTGTATATAAAGGAACGCTTCAAAGTGACCATCTGGTAGCTATAAAGATGTTAGGTAAGTCCAAAGGAAACGGTCAAGATTTTATCAATGAAGTTGCCACAATTGGAAGGATTCACCACGAGAATGTGGTGCAACTTATTGGCTACTGTGTTGAGGGACTCAAGCGTGCCCTTATATACGAATTCATGCCTAATGGTTCTCTTGACAAATACATTTTTTCTCAAGAAGGAAATATCCCCTTGAGTATTGAGAAAACATACAATATTTCTCTCGGAGTTGCTCGTGGAATTGAATATTTGCATCGAGGATGTGACATgcaaattttgcattttgataTCAAGCCCCATAACATTCTTCTTGATGAGAACTTCACTCCAAAAGTGGCAGATTTTGGACTTGCAAAACTTTATCCAATAAATGATAGCATAGTGTCTTTGACTGCTGCAAGAGGAACACTAGGGTATATAGCTCCAGAATTGTTCTATAAAAACATTGGAGGGGTCTCCTATAAAGCTGATGTTTATAGTTTCGGCATGTTATTGCTGGAAACGgcaagtaaaagaaaaaacttgaatGCATTTGCAGAACATTCAAGCCAAATTTACTTCCCAACTTGGGTCTATGGCCAATTTAACGAAGGAAATGACATAGAAATGGAAGATGCCACAGAGGAGGAAAAGAAAACTGTTAAGAAGATGATCATAGTCGCATTATGGTGTATACAAATGAAGCCTAGTGATCGTCCTTCAATGAACAAAGTTGTAGAAATGCTTGAAGGAGAAGTTGAATGCTTACAAATGCCTTCCAAGCCTTTCCTATTATCATCACCAAAGAGGCCAATAGGGGATGTCGAAGACAACTTAAATTCAACTAGCTCATCAATTCAATCAGGTGAATCAAGTCAATTAACTCAAAACTAG